From the Solanum stenotomum isolate F172 chromosome 4, ASM1918654v1, whole genome shotgun sequence genome, one window contains:
- the LOC125863139 gene encoding deSI-like protein At4g17486 isoform X1 produces MGEESTSNSKPDDNNNAAKNDGSYETPVILNVYDLTPANQYSVWLGFGIFHSGIEVHGMEYGYGAHDFPISGVFEVEPKSCPGFIYRCSVPLGRIKMPPSEFHAFLEDVASEYHGDTYHLISKNCNHFTDDIAQRLTGKGIPGWVNRLARVGAFCSCLLPESLQATTVKQLPEYHHCTEEDGSGSMTSTTPHEPTESEDGDQDKHLLSSPIGSREVAFIRETQR; encoded by the exons ATGGGAGAAGAAAGCACCTCAAATTCCAAGcctgatgataataataatgcaGCTAAAAATGATGGAAGCTATGAGACACCAGTTATATTGAATGTATATGATCTCACCCCTGCAAATCAGTACTCAGTTTGGCTTGGCTTTGGAATATTTCATTCTGGTATTGAAG TCCATGGTATGGAATATGGATATGGAGCGCATGACTTTCCCATAAGTGGCGTGTTTGAAGTGGAACCTAAGAGCTGCCCTGGTTTCATCTACAGATGTTCAGTCCCATTGGGTCGTATTAAGATGCCTCCCtctgaatttcatgcatttcTTGAGGATGTGGCTTCTGAGTATCACGGGGATACCTATCACCTCATTTCCAAGAACTGTAACCATTTCACAGATGACATAGCACAGAGATTAACAGGGAAAGGGATTCCTGGATGGGTGAATCGGCTTGCCAGGGTTG gTGCTTTCTGCAGTTGTCTTCTTCCTGAGAGCCTCCAAGCGACAACTGTTAAACAGCTTCCTGAGTACCATCATTGTACAG AAGAAGATGGAAGTGGATCAATGACATCTACAACGCCCCATGAACCAACTGAAAGTGAAGACGGAGATCAAGATAAGCACTTGTTGTCATCTCCAATCGGAAGTCGTGAAGTGGCTTTCATAAGAGAGACCCAAAGGTGA
- the LOC125863139 gene encoding deSI-like protein At4g17486 isoform X2 — protein sequence MGEESTSNSKPDDNNNAAKNDGSYETPVILNVYDLTPANQYSVWLGFGIFHSGIEVHGMEYGYGAHDFPISGVFEVEPKSCPGFIYRCSVPLGRIKMPPSEFHAFLEDVASEYHGDTYHLISKNCNHFTDDIAQRLTGKGIPGWVNRLARVGAFCSCLLPESLQATTVKQLPEYHHCTEDGSGSMTSTTPHEPTESEDGDQDKHLLSSPIGSREVAFIRETQR from the exons ATGGGAGAAGAAAGCACCTCAAATTCCAAGcctgatgataataataatgcaGCTAAAAATGATGGAAGCTATGAGACACCAGTTATATTGAATGTATATGATCTCACCCCTGCAAATCAGTACTCAGTTTGGCTTGGCTTTGGAATATTTCATTCTGGTATTGAAG TCCATGGTATGGAATATGGATATGGAGCGCATGACTTTCCCATAAGTGGCGTGTTTGAAGTGGAACCTAAGAGCTGCCCTGGTTTCATCTACAGATGTTCAGTCCCATTGGGTCGTATTAAGATGCCTCCCtctgaatttcatgcatttcTTGAGGATGTGGCTTCTGAGTATCACGGGGATACCTATCACCTCATTTCCAAGAACTGTAACCATTTCACAGATGACATAGCACAGAGATTAACAGGGAAAGGGATTCCTGGATGGGTGAATCGGCTTGCCAGGGTTG gTGCTTTCTGCAGTTGTCTTCTTCCTGAGAGCCTCCAAGCGACAACTGTTAAACAGCTTCCTGAGTACCATCATTGTACAG AAGATGGAAGTGGATCAATGACATCTACAACGCCCCATGAACCAACTGAAAGTGAAGACGGAGATCAAGATAAGCACTTGTTGTCATCTCCAATCGGAAGTCGTGAAGTGGCTTTCATAAGAGAGACCCAAAGGTGA
- the LOC125862560 gene encoding uncharacterized protein LOC125862560 — translation MEDQNIFVGQEFPDVKAFRNAIKEAAIAQHFELRIVKSDLIRYIAKCASEGCPWRIRAIKLPNAPTFTIRSLEGTHTCGKNAQNGHHQASVDWIVNFIEERLRDNINYKPKDILHDIYKQYGITIPYKQAWRAKERGLQAIYGSSEEGYCLLPAYCEQIKKTNPGSHAEVFTAGSDSRFQRFFISFYASLHGFLNGCLPVICLGGIQLKSKYLGTLVSATSFDGDGGVFPLAFGVVDEENDDSWMWFLLELRKALEMSTEKIPPLTFLSDGQKSIADAVKRKFPSSCHAICMQYLSESISSDFKNSRLVQLLWKAAYSTSTRGFKEKMAEIEEVSSDAATWLQQYPPSHWALIHFDGIRYGHFSSNIYEFNKWILEARELPIIQVIKRIHCKLTEEFELRRSRSSTWSSTLSPSAEKRIMDGRTHASTYQVLRSDEVEFEVISAERSDIVNTGTRSCSCRDWQLYRIPCSHAVAALTSYKKDVYAFTDKYFTAASYRECYSKEVHPIPDKLEWSRTRLVRPPKFRRPPGRPEKKRLCVEDLNREKHTVHCSKCNQTGHYKTTCKTEVVQSTQQF, via the coding sequence ATGGAGGATCAAAACATTTTTGTTGGCCAAGAGTTTCCTGATGTCAAGGCCTTCCGCAATGCAATTAAAGAGGCTGCTATTGCACAACATTTTGAGCTTCGCATAGTAAAAAGTGACCTGATTCGCTACATTGCAAAATGTGCCTCAGAAGGTTGTCCATGGCGTATTCGTGCTATTAAGCTTCCCAATGCTCCTACCTTTACTATAAGAAGCCTTGAGGGAACACATACTTGCGGTAAAAATGCACAAAATGGACATCATCAGGCTTCTGTTGATTGGATAGTGAACTTCATAGAGGAGCGTTTGCGTGATAACATAAATTACAAGCCAAAAGACATTTTGCATGATATCTATAAACAGTATGGGATAACTATACCATATAAGCAAGCTTGGAGAGCCAAGGAAAGAGGGCTGCAAGCTATATATGGATCTTCCGAAGAAGGGTACTGTCTATTACCTGCATATTGTGAGCAAATCAAGAAGACAAATCCTGGAAGTCATGCTGAGGTTTTTACAGCTGGTTCAGATAGTCGGTTTCAGAGGTTCTTCATTTCCTTTTATGCTTCTCTTCATGGGTTCCTGAATGGTTGCTTGCCTGTTATTTGTCTTGGTGGTATCCAGCTTAAGAGCAAATACTTAGGTACTTTAGTATCAGCAACTTCTTTTGATGGTGATGGTGGAGTGTTTCCGCTTGCTTTTGGTGTTGTCGATGAAGAAAATGATGATAGCTGGATGTGGTTCTTGTTAGAGTTACGCAAAGCTCTAGAGATGAGCACTGAGAAGATACCACCTCTTACTTTTCTGTCTGATGGACAGAAAAGTATTGCAGATGCTGTGAAAAGGAAGTTTCCCTCTTCTTGTCATGCAATATGCATGCAGTACCTGAGTGAAAGCATCAGTAGTGATTTCAAGAACTCAAGGCTTGTGCAACTCCTGTGGAAAGCTGCGTATTCCACGTCCACCAGGGGGTTTAAAGAGAAAATGGCTGAAATTGAGGAGGTTTCTTCAGATGCCGCAACGTGGCTTCAACAGTATCCTCCTTCACACTGGGCATTAATACATTTTGACGGAATAAGATATGGTCATTTCTCTTCAAACATTTATGAGTTCAATAAATGGATTCTTGAAGCACGTGAGCTTCCTATTATTCAGGTGATTAAACGGATTCACTGTAAGTTAACAGAAGAGTTTGAGCTTCGGCGATCAAGGAGTAGCACATGGAGTTCTACCCTTTCTCCATCTGCTGAGAAACGCATTATGGACGGAAGAACTCATGCTTCCACATATCAAGTGCTAAGGTCAGATGAAGTTGAATTTGAAGTTATCTCAGCAGAGCGTTCAGACATTGTGAATACAGGTACCCGATCTTGTTCTTGCCGTGATTGGCAGTTGTATAGGATACCATGTTCTCATGCCGTTGCTGCTCTCACATCATATAAAAAGGATGTGTATGCCTTCACAGATAAATATTTCACTGCAGCTAGTTATCGCGAGTGTTATAGTAAAGAGGTACACCCCATCCCTGATAAACTTGAATGGTCTAGAACCCGACTAGTCCGACCACCCAAGTTCCGTCGCCCACCTGGACGACCTGAAAAGAAGCGATTATGTGTGGAAGATCTTAATCGTGAAAAGCATACTGTCCATTGTAGTAAGTGCAATCAAACTGGACATTACAAGACAACCTGTAAAACAGAGGTTGTTCAAAGTACACAACAGTTCTAG